In Streptomyces sp. NBC_00414, a single window of DNA contains:
- a CDS encoding FAD-dependent oxidoreductase: MMEPVAVIGAGPFGLSTAAHLRARGIPVRVFGEPMVSWRANMPEGMLLKSTPAASNIDAPQPGHDLVDYCDAAGIPRLVTDEDIVPVETFVGYGEWFQQRLVPELERVRVVSVDRRADLREGRRGTRRDAGRGPGGFEVKLDSGEVFTTRAVVVATGLSGLAHLPRELAAASPDGPTPTGPVSHSSQLHDLSRFAGRELIVVGAGQSALETAALAAEAGAQVRVVARGKGSVDFGAPPWQQPLLRPESPFGRAWSLWALTYYPHPYRHLPPAARHFLVRSVLGPLGAWWLRERFEGKVQVSEVARITRASGKAGGRPALTVRTLGGRIEELSADHIVAATGYRVDLAAMDFLGHELRTRLAVSRGTPRLGAGFSSSVPGLYFTGLPAAASYGPVMRFVCGTEFASPRLVRHLAGRHR, encoded by the coding sequence GTGATGGAACCGGTGGCAGTGATCGGTGCCGGGCCTTTCGGCCTGTCCACCGCCGCGCATCTGAGGGCGCGCGGCATTCCGGTACGGGTGTTCGGTGAACCCATGGTGAGCTGGCGGGCGAACATGCCCGAGGGGATGCTCCTCAAGTCGACCCCGGCCGCCTCGAACATCGACGCCCCGCAGCCGGGGCACGACCTCGTCGACTACTGCGACGCGGCGGGCATTCCCCGCCTGGTCACGGACGAGGACATCGTCCCGGTCGAGACCTTCGTCGGTTACGGGGAGTGGTTCCAGCAGCGGCTCGTGCCGGAGCTGGAGCGGGTGCGCGTCGTCTCGGTCGACCGCCGGGCCGACCTCCGGGAGGGCCGTCGCGGGACGCGGCGCGACGCCGGCCGCGGACCCGGGGGGTTCGAAGTCAAGCTGGACTCGGGCGAGGTGTTCACCACGCGGGCGGTCGTCGTCGCGACCGGTCTGTCCGGGCTGGCGCACCTGCCCCGCGAGCTGGCCGCGGCCTCGCCCGACGGGCCGACGCCCACGGGCCCCGTCTCGCACAGCTCGCAACTGCACGACCTGTCCCGGTTCGCCGGCCGGGAACTGATCGTCGTCGGCGCGGGCCAGTCCGCCCTGGAGACGGCGGCGCTCGCCGCCGAGGCAGGCGCACAGGTGCGCGTGGTGGCGCGCGGAAAGGGGTCTGTCGACTTCGGCGCGCCCCCGTGGCAGCAGCCGCTGCTGCGCCCCGAGTCACCCTTCGGGCGGGCCTGGTCGTTGTGGGCTCTCACCTACTATCCCCACCCGTACCGTCATCTGCCCCCGGCAGCCCGGCACTTCCTCGTCCGCAGCGTCCTGGGTCCCCTCGGCGCCTGGTGGCTGCGCGAGCGGTTCGAGGGGAAAGTGCAGGTGAGCGAGGTGGCACGGATCACCCGCGCCTCCGGGAAGGCGGGCGGGCGGCCGGCCCTCACCGTCCGGACCCTCGGCGGCCGTATCGAGGAACTCTCCGCGGACCACATCGTCGCCGCCACCGGTTACCGCGTCGACCTCGCCGCGATGGACTTCCTCGGGCACGAACTGAGGACCCGGCTGGCCGTGAGCCGCGGAACACCGAGGCTGGGCGCCGGATTCAGCTCCTCCGTGCCCGGTCTGTACTTCACCGGGCTGCCGGCGGCCGCCTCGTACGGTCCGGTGATGCGGTTCGTGTGCGGGACGGAGTTCGCCTCACCGCGGCTGGTCCGGCATCTGGCGGGACGGCACCGCTGA
- a CDS encoding HAD family hydrolase — MAPPIAYSLIATDLDGTLLRGDDTLSDRSRAALAMAVGAGARHLVVTGRPAPRVRPLLDELGSQGLAVCGQGAQLYDAGADRMVWSVTLERELAEVALGKIEAEVGEVYAAVDQDGVDGLTLIEPGYEMPHPTLPAVRVLRRDDLWTQPISKVLLRHPLLSDDELASAARGAVGSLATVTMSGPGTVELQPCGITKATGLALAAGRLGLTSAQTIAFGDMPNDIPMFDWAARGVAMANAHPELKSVADEITLSNEDDGIAVVLERMFSGAGTGRTGPLVGRQAGPGARSGVGQ; from the coding sequence ATGGCCCCCCCGATTGCATATTCACTCATCGCCACTGACCTGGACGGGACGCTCCTGCGAGGCGACGACACCCTCTCGGACCGGTCGCGTGCCGCACTGGCGATGGCGGTCGGGGCAGGCGCCCGGCACCTCGTGGTGACGGGGCGCCCCGCGCCGCGCGTACGCCCGCTGCTGGACGAACTGGGCAGCCAGGGGCTCGCGGTGTGCGGACAGGGCGCGCAGTTGTACGACGCCGGCGCGGACCGCATGGTGTGGTCCGTCACGCTCGAACGTGAGCTGGCCGAGGTGGCTCTCGGCAAGATCGAGGCGGAGGTCGGCGAGGTGTACGCGGCCGTCGACCAGGACGGTGTCGACGGTCTCACGCTCATCGAGCCGGGCTACGAGATGCCCCACCCGACGCTGCCGGCGGTACGGGTGCTGCGGCGCGACGACCTCTGGACGCAGCCCATCAGCAAGGTGCTGCTGCGCCACCCCCTGCTCTCCGACGACGAGTTGGCGTCGGCCGCCCGTGGAGCGGTCGGTTCGCTCGCCACCGTGACGATGTCCGGGCCCGGTACCGTCGAACTCCAGCCATGCGGCATCACGAAGGCGACGGGTCTCGCGCTCGCCGCCGGCCGGCTGGGCCTCACGTCGGCGCAGACCATCGCCTTCGGGGACATGCCGAACGACATCCCGATGTTCGACTGGGCCGCGCGCGGGGTCGCGATGGCCAACGCCCATCCAGAACTCAAGTCCGTCGCCGACGAGATCACCCTCTCGAACGAGGACGACGGCATCGCGGTGGTCCTGGAGCGCATGTTCTCCGGCGCCGGGACCGGCCGGACGGGCCCCCTCGTCGGCCGACAGGCCGGTCCGGGAGCCCGCTCGGGCGTCGGTCAGTAG
- a CDS encoding LysM peptidoglycan-binding domain-containing protein codes for MPARGKHRRPGNSTLIRGIVAAGTGGAALALPLVGATGAHAAQPVQAAQAAPNAVPQVSLVTYKVVKGDTLSKIAKARTTGDWKKLYKANRAVIGNDPSAIRPGLKLTVGTKNGRTPAKTAKATTASAVTPAAATTYTDDLDGWIKQSLDVMAQQGIPGSYDGIYRNIIRESSGNPQAMNNWDSNAVAGTPSKGLLQVIDPTFTAYHVTGTSLDPFDPVANITAACNYAAARYGSIDNVFGAY; via the coding sequence ATGCCCGCACGAGGCAAGCACCGCCGTCCCGGAAACAGCACCCTCATCCGTGGCATCGTCGCCGCCGGAACGGGCGGAGCCGCACTCGCGCTCCCCCTCGTGGGAGCCACCGGCGCCCACGCCGCGCAGCCCGTCCAGGCGGCGCAGGCCGCTCCGAACGCGGTCCCGCAGGTCTCACTGGTCACGTACAAGGTGGTCAAGGGCGACACGCTGTCCAAGATCGCCAAGGCGCGCACCACGGGCGACTGGAAGAAGCTCTACAAGGCCAACCGCGCGGTCATCGGCAACGACCCCTCGGCCATCCGCCCGGGCCTCAAGCTGACCGTGGGCACCAAGAACGGCCGGACCCCGGCGAAGACCGCCAAGGCGACCACGGCGTCCGCCGTCACCCCGGCCGCCGCGACGACCTACACGGACGACCTCGACGGCTGGATCAAGCAGTCGCTGGACGTCATGGCCCAGCAGGGGATCCCGGGCAGCTACGACGGCATCTACCGCAACATCATCCGCGAGTCGTCGGGCAACCCGCAGGCCATGAACAACTGGGACTCCAACGCGGTCGCCGGTACGCCGTCGAAGGGGCTCCTCCAGGTCATCGACCCGACCTTCACGGCGTACCACGTGACCGGTACGTCGCTGGACCCCTTCGACCCGGTCGCCAACATCACGGCGGCGTGCAACTACGCCGCCGCGCGGTACGGCTCGATCGACAACGTCTTCGGAGCCTACTGA
- a CDS encoding CocE/NonD family hydrolase produces MRIRTSFPCETFHEDIRVPLTDGTKLYARVWRPLYGEPVPALLEYLPYRLTDWTAPRDRQRHPWYAGHGYASVRVDVRGHGNSEGLPGDEYSATELADGVEVVEWLAAQPWCSGKVGMFGISWGGFNSLQIASLAPEPLKAVVTVCSSDDRYDNDVHYMGGSVLAVDMHAWAATMLAFVSRPPDPAYAGESWRDLWVQRLESVDPFLHTWLAHQTRDEQWRRGSVCEDYSAIHAAVLAVGGWHDPYRDTVLRLVEHLPADRVRGLIGPWSHQYPDRGLPPGPAIGFLQETLRWWDHWLKGTDSGVMSEPLLRSYVSDSHPPATVYPALPGRWVGDRAWPSPLVAHVPYALQGAPVIVRSPQHTGLEAGRFFPFGNEADLPPDQREEDARSVCFEFEVPQEIWVLGRPRVRLRLTSPTERGQVVARLCDVAPDGSSTLVTRGALNLTARHGRDRVVPWEPGSTEEVLFELNGIGHAFPPGHRIRLAVSSAYWPWIWPQPGSEAGFTLTPSGSVLELPLRAQESDPSIAFAEPEQSAPLGVNFPATLDDPRPERLVVRDVAKGEWRLEVDPRYGGTRVYPDGLEFTEDALETYTINESDPLSARARSDWSVRLHRPEMPWDASVESHSEITCDEADFITSNEVICKDGDEVIFHRTWEKRIPRTAG; encoded by the coding sequence ATGCGCATCCGTACGTCCTTCCCCTGCGAGACGTTTCACGAGGACATCCGCGTTCCCCTCACGGACGGAACCAAGCTCTACGCGCGCGTGTGGCGGCCCCTCTACGGCGAACCCGTGCCGGCCCTGCTCGAATACCTCCCGTACCGGCTGACCGACTGGACCGCTCCGCGCGACCGGCAGCGCCATCCCTGGTACGCGGGCCACGGCTACGCCTCCGTACGCGTGGACGTCCGCGGGCACGGCAACTCCGAGGGACTGCCGGGCGACGAGTACTCGGCGACGGAGCTGGCCGACGGGGTCGAGGTCGTCGAATGGCTCGCCGCACAGCCCTGGTGCTCCGGCAAGGTCGGCATGTTCGGCATCTCCTGGGGCGGCTTCAACTCCCTCCAGATCGCGTCCCTCGCGCCCGAGCCGCTCAAGGCGGTCGTCACGGTCTGCTCGTCGGACGACCGCTACGACAACGACGTGCACTACATGGGTGGTTCCGTACTCGCCGTCGACATGCACGCGTGGGCGGCGACCATGCTCGCGTTCGTGTCGCGCCCTCCCGATCCCGCGTACGCGGGCGAGTCATGGCGCGACCTGTGGGTGCAACGACTGGAGTCCGTCGATCCGTTCCTGCACACCTGGCTCGCCCACCAGACGAGGGACGAGCAGTGGCGCCGCGGCAGCGTGTGCGAGGACTACTCGGCGATCCACGCGGCCGTGCTCGCGGTCGGCGGCTGGCACGACCCGTACCGGGACACCGTGCTGCGGCTCGTGGAACACCTCCCGGCGGACCGCGTACGGGGCCTGATCGGGCCCTGGTCGCACCAGTACCCCGACCGGGGGCTGCCGCCGGGGCCGGCCATCGGCTTCCTCCAGGAGACGCTGCGCTGGTGGGACCACTGGCTGAAGGGCACCGACTCCGGCGTGATGTCCGAGCCGCTCCTGCGCTCCTACGTCAGCGACTCGCACCCTCCCGCGACGGTGTACCCGGCCCTGCCCGGCCGCTGGGTCGGCGACCGGGCCTGGCCCTCTCCCCTGGTCGCCCACGTGCCGTACGCGCTCCAGGGCGCCCCCGTGATCGTGCGCTCCCCTCAGCACACGGGGCTGGAAGCCGGCCGCTTCTTCCCCTTCGGCAACGAGGCGGACCTGCCGCCCGACCAGCGGGAGGAGGACGCGCGGTCGGTGTGCTTCGAGTTCGAGGTCCCGCAGGAGATCTGGGTACTGGGCCGCCCGCGCGTGCGCCTGAGACTCACCTCGCCGACGGAACGTGGACAAGTAGTGGCCCGGTTGTGCGACGTGGCCCCCGACGGCTCCTCGACGCTCGTCACCCGAGGCGCCCTGAACCTGACAGCCCGTCATGGCCGTGACCGGGTGGTTCCCTGGGAACCGGGCTCTACGGAGGAGGTGCTTTTCGAGCTGAACGGCATCGGCCACGCCTTCCCTCCCGGCCATCGCATCCGGCTCGCCGTCTCCTCCGCGTACTGGCCGTGGATCTGGCCCCAGCCGGGCTCGGAGGCGGGCTTCACCCTCACTCCGTCGGGGAGCGTCCTGGAACTCCCGCTCCGCGCGCAGGAGTCGGACCCCTCCATCGCCTTCGCGGAACCGGAGCAGTCGGCTCCGCTGGGTGTGAACTTCCCCGCCACGCTGGACGATCCGCGCCCCGAGCGCCTCGTGGTCCGCGATGTCGCCAAGGGTGAGTGGCGTCTCGAAGTGGATCCGCGATACGGCGGCACACGCGTCTATCCGGACGGGCTCGAATTCACCGAGGACGCGCTGGAGACGTACACGATCAATGAGTCCGATCCGTTGTCGGCGCGCGCCCGGTCCGACTGGTCCGTCCGGCTGCACCGACCGGAAATGCCCTGGGACGCGAGCGTCGAGTCGCATTCCGAAATCACCTGCGACGAGGCGGACTTCATCACCTCGAACGAAGTGATCTGCAAGGACGGTGACGAGGTGATCTTCCACCGCACCTGGGAGAAGCGGATTCCGCGTACGGCGGGATGA
- a CDS encoding peptide MFS transporter — MSRSAIETGSAPDPEPGGESPGPADDHAFFGQPRGLLTLSGLEVWERFSFLGMQAILVLYFADTVAHGGMGMSAGTAASVSAAYGTLVYLVSVAGGWLADRVLGSYRAVLWGGILIACGHYAMAVPTAAATWAGLGLISAGTGLLKPNVATMVGKLYRTDDDRRDAGFALYYMAINTGAFAGPLITGWLGDHRGWHWGFSAAAVGMTLGLVQYVAGRRHLAGRRQAAEFALPPAAMRRAVRLIVLGLLAVAVLAVLLALAGVLTMDRFVDLLTLVSVIAPVVYFTVMFRSPRVTAEERGRLRPYIVLFLASTVFNFILFQAYSTMILLAASNAETTILGFDFPAGWYASALGAFEVALAPVVAALWVRMGHRQPHASNKIAFGVVLGGLSFLLMVLPTSGHDGDDHLMSVWWIVGSYFLLGLGDILLETSGMSATTKLAPKAFASQTMSLWFLSLALANGIQAQTVKFYDDVSKPAYFGVNGAIAVAAGLLVIAAAPWLRRTMHPVH, encoded by the coding sequence TTGTCCCGCAGCGCGATCGAAACCGGTTCCGCACCCGATCCGGAGCCCGGGGGCGAATCCCCCGGCCCCGCCGACGACCACGCCTTCTTCGGCCAGCCCAGGGGCCTGCTCACGCTCTCCGGGCTTGAGGTCTGGGAGCGCTTCTCGTTCCTGGGGATGCAGGCGATCCTCGTCCTGTACTTCGCGGACACGGTCGCCCACGGAGGCATGGGCATGTCCGCCGGAACGGCGGCTTCCGTGTCGGCCGCGTACGGAACGCTGGTCTACCTCGTCTCGGTGGCCGGCGGCTGGCTCGCCGACCGCGTCCTCGGCTCGTACCGGGCCGTCCTGTGGGGCGGGATCCTGATCGCCTGCGGCCACTACGCGATGGCGGTGCCGACCGCGGCGGCCACCTGGGCCGGCCTCGGCCTGATCAGCGCCGGCACGGGCCTGCTGAAGCCGAACGTCGCCACCATGGTCGGCAAGCTCTACCGCACCGACGACGACCGCCGCGACGCCGGTTTCGCGCTCTACTACATGGCCATCAACACGGGCGCCTTCGCGGGCCCGCTGATCACCGGCTGGCTGGGCGACCACCGGGGCTGGCACTGGGGCTTCTCCGCGGCGGCCGTCGGAATGACCCTCGGCCTGGTCCAGTACGTCGCGGGCCGCCGTCACCTGGCCGGGCGCAGACAGGCGGCCGAGTTCGCGCTGCCGCCCGCGGCCATGCGCCGCGCGGTCCGGCTGATCGTCCTGGGCCTCCTGGCGGTGGCGGTTCTCGCGGTCCTCCTGGCCCTCGCCGGGGTGCTGACCATGGACCGCTTCGTGGACCTGCTCACCCTGGTCTCGGTGATCGCGCCGGTCGTCTACTTCACGGTGATGTTCAGGAGTCCGAGGGTGACTGCCGAGGAACGGGGCCGGCTGCGCCCGTACATCGTCCTGTTCCTGGCGTCCACGGTCTTCAACTTCATCCTCTTCCAGGCGTACTCGACGATGATCCTGCTGGCCGCGTCGAACGCCGAGACGACGATCCTCGGCTTCGACTTCCCCGCCGGCTGGTACGCGTCCGCCCTGGGCGCCTTCGAGGTCGCGCTGGCCCCCGTGGTGGCCGCGCTGTGGGTGCGGATGGGGCACCGCCAGCCGCACGCCTCCAACAAGATCGCGTTCGGTGTGGTGCTCGGCGGGCTGTCGTTCCTGCTGATGGTGCTGCCGACCTCCGGCCACGACGGCGACGACCACCTGATGTCCGTGTGGTGGATCGTCGGCTCGTACTTCCTGCTGGGGCTCGGCGACATCCTCCTGGAGACCTCCGGCATGTCGGCCACCACGAAGCTCGCCCCCAAGGCCTTCGCCAGCCAGACGATGTCCCTCTGGTTCCTCTCCCTGGCCCTCGCCAACGGCATCCAGGCCCAGACCGTGAAGTTCTACGACGACGTGTCCAAGCCCGCCTACTTCGGCGTCAACGGCGCGATCGCCGTGGCCGCCGGTCTGCTCGTGATCGCCGCGGCGCCCTGGCTGCGCCGCACGATGCACCCCGTCCACTGA
- a CDS encoding polyprenyl synthetase family protein: protein MTVVGPFGLSVRDQALEADVQAGLAAVEEGLLEATKSEVPFITEAAQHLVRAGGKRFRPLLVMLAAQFGDPYAPGIVPSAVVVELTHLATLYHDDVMDEADVRRGVPSANSRWDNSVAVLTGDFLFARASHILADLGPEAVRVQAEAFERLVTGQILETAGPRDGRDPVDHYMDVLGGKTGSLIAVAGRFGAMMSGADETVVDVLTQYGERLGVAFQLADDVLDIASDSRESGKTPGTDLREGIPTMPVLRLHERVERLGLAEDIALSELLASDLTDDARHAEALARLRVHPALDQARRDTVRYAEDARATLAPLPECDAKAALVELCDAVVHRAG, encoded by the coding sequence GTGACCGTCGTCGGGCCGTTCGGGCTGAGCGTGCGGGACCAGGCTCTCGAAGCCGATGTCCAGGCCGGATTGGCGGCTGTCGAGGAGGGACTGCTCGAAGCCACCAAGAGCGAGGTCCCGTTCATCACGGAAGCCGCGCAGCACCTCGTGCGTGCGGGCGGCAAGCGGTTCCGGCCGCTGCTCGTGATGCTCGCCGCCCAGTTCGGTGATCCGTACGCGCCGGGCATCGTGCCCTCGGCGGTCGTCGTCGAGCTGACCCACCTCGCCACGCTGTACCACGACGACGTGATGGACGAGGCGGACGTGCGCCGCGGAGTGCCGAGCGCCAACAGCCGCTGGGACAACTCGGTCGCGGTCCTCACCGGCGACTTCCTCTTCGCGCGGGCCTCGCACATCCTGGCCGATCTGGGCCCCGAGGCCGTCCGCGTCCAGGCGGAGGCGTTCGAGAGGCTGGTCACCGGCCAGATCCTGGAGACGGCCGGACCGCGCGACGGACGCGACCCGGTCGACCACTACATGGACGTGCTCGGCGGCAAGACCGGCTCGCTGATCGCCGTGGCGGGACGGTTCGGCGCGATGATGTCGGGCGCCGACGAGACGGTCGTCGACGTACTGACGCAGTACGGAGAGCGGCTCGGCGTCGCCTTCCAGCTCGCCGACGACGTGCTGGACATCGCGAGCGACTCGCGCGAGTCCGGCAAGACGCCGGGCACCGATCTGCGCGAGGGCATTCCGACGATGCCGGTCCTGCGGCTGCACGAGCGCGTCGAGCGGCTGGGGCTCGCCGAGGACATCGCCCTGTCCGAGCTGCTCGCGTCGGACCTCACGGACGACGCACGGCACGCGGAGGCGCTGGCCAGGCTGCGCGTCCACCCCGCGCTGGACCAGGCCCGCCGCGACACCGTGCGGTACGCGGAGGACGCCCGCGCCACGCTGGCACCGCTCCCGGAGTGCGACGCGAAGGCGGCTCTGGTGGAGCTGTGCGACGCGGTGGTGCACCGGGCGGGCTGA
- a CDS encoding CHRD domain-containing protein — translation MGTIVTFAQRRKSLVMTGVAVAAAAGVAAAVIPAVADSGGSGTSSSTGADHSGHGDQSIQVQSGTAAGGTGGTILAASLNGANEVPVQGGPAVGDKDGAALEFVRVKGDKVSVAVKWRGTGKPVMLHIHQGAKGVNGGVKVDFTKLLDDARGRTVTGTVKVKDATLLGKLKADPGSFYANLHTAEFPGGAVRGQLHKVTTDFDFRQALHNFQASVVKGKQIYECKKAADGTTAFAQRDVSALLGGPIAHSFVKPNSGTPQWIAADRSAVTGAVISKTPNGDKNIPELDLRATQSGKHRGLLAGTAEILRLNTVGGVAPAGSCKVGKIVGVPYGADYVFVNR, via the coding sequence ATGGGGACGATCGTTACGTTCGCACAGCGCCGTAAGAGCCTCGTCATGACCGGTGTCGCGGTGGCCGCCGCGGCAGGTGTCGCCGCCGCCGTCATCCCCGCTGTCGCCGACAGCGGCGGCTCCGGCACGAGTTCGAGCACGGGCGCGGACCACTCGGGGCACGGCGACCAGTCCATCCAGGTACAGAGCGGCACGGCCGCCGGCGGCACGGGCGGCACCATCCTCGCCGCCAGCCTGAACGGCGCGAACGAGGTACCGGTGCAGGGCGGCCCCGCGGTCGGCGACAAGGACGGCGCGGCCCTCGAATTCGTCAGGGTCAAGGGCGACAAGGTGTCCGTCGCGGTCAAGTGGCGGGGCACCGGCAAGCCGGTCATGCTCCACATCCACCAGGGCGCCAAGGGAGTCAACGGCGGCGTCAAGGTCGACTTCACCAAGCTGCTGGACGACGCCCGGGGCCGCACGGTCACCGGCACGGTCAAGGTGAAGGACGCCACCCTGCTCGGGAAGCTGAAGGCCGACCCGGGCAGCTTCTACGCCAACCTGCACACCGCCGAGTTCCCTGGCGGAGCCGTCCGGGGGCAGCTCCACAAGGTCACCACCGACTTCGACTTCCGGCAGGCGCTGCACAACTTCCAGGCCTCGGTCGTCAAGGGCAAGCAGATCTACGAGTGCAAGAAGGCGGCCGACGGCACCACGGCCTTCGCTCAGCGTGATGTGAGCGCCCTGCTGGGCGGCCCCATCGCCCACTCGTTCGTGAAGCCCAACTCGGGCACTCCGCAGTGGATCGCCGCCGACCGCAGCGCGGTGACCGGTGCGGTGATCTCCAAGACGCCGAACGGCGACAAGAACATCCCCGAACTGGACCTCAGGGCCACGCAGTCCGGCAAGCACCGGGGCCTGCTCGCGGGCACCGCGGAGATCCTGCGCCTGAACACCGTGGGCGGGGTGGCTCCGGCCGGCTCCTGCAAGGTGGGCAAGATCGTGGGAGTGCCGTACGGGGCGGACTACGTCTTCGTGAACCGGTAG
- a CDS encoding LolA family protein yields the protein MAPYESDDSSTGDEADDMRAGRRKATRYVVPVAVVGVAAATIGLVPAFAGSGDPDLPDVTAQQLIEKIAASDVQQLSGTVKISTDLGLPNLGGLESSLGGVAGGGRDGSGSSADPSSKLLELASGTHTLRVASDGEGKQKLSLLDKAAEYSVIHNGDEVWAYDSKSNEAYHMKDASSGSAGKGEKGTKDRSEDVPATPKELAEEALKASDDTTSVTVDGTAQVAGRDAYKLLIKPKQSGSTVGAISIAVDAKTGLPLKFTLTPASGGAAVVDAGFTEVEFAKPAASTFDFSPPKGAKVTEGDELKADGPAAKEHKGDKGDRGRPGDGEDLGKEFQGLNVIGEGWSSIARFDTGGEGLPSEGAGGGDAGRFLDSLGDHVSGKFGSGTVFSTRLVNALITDDGKVYAGAVTKDALVKAANAAN from the coding sequence ATGGCACCGTACGAATCCGACGACAGCTCGACCGGGGACGAGGCCGACGACATGCGCGCCGGCCGGCGCAAAGCGACGCGGTACGTCGTTCCCGTGGCGGTGGTGGGGGTGGCGGCGGCGACCATCGGGCTGGTCCCGGCGTTCGCGGGCTCCGGCGACCCCGACCTGCCGGACGTCACCGCCCAGCAGCTCATAGAGAAGATCGCCGCTTCGGACGTGCAGCAGCTGTCCGGCACGGTGAAGATCAGCACGGACCTCGGCCTGCCGAACCTCGGCGGCCTGGAGAGCAGCCTCGGCGGTGTCGCGGGCGGCGGACGCGACGGCTCGGGCTCGTCCGCGGACCCGTCGTCCAAGCTGCTGGAACTGGCGTCCGGTACGCACACACTGCGGGTCGCGTCCGACGGAGAGGGCAAGCAGAAGCTGTCGCTCCTCGACAAGGCCGCCGAGTACAGCGTGATCCACAACGGCGACGAGGTGTGGGCGTACGACAGCAAGTCGAACGAGGCGTACCACATGAAGGACGCCTCCTCCGGCTCCGCCGGGAAGGGCGAGAAGGGGACTAAGGACAGGTCCGAGGACGTGCCGGCCACGCCCAAGGAGCTGGCCGAGGAGGCGCTGAAGGCATCGGACGACACGACGTCCGTGACCGTCGACGGTACGGCGCAGGTCGCCGGGCGGGACGCCTACAAGCTGCTGATCAAGCCGAAGCAGTCCGGTTCGACGGTCGGCGCGATCTCCATCGCCGTGGACGCGAAGACCGGTCTGCCGCTGAAGTTCACGCTCACCCCGGCGAGCGGCGGCGCGGCCGTCGTCGACGCGGGCTTCACCGAGGTCGAGTTCGCCAAGCCGGCCGCGTCCACCTTCGACTTCAGCCCGCCCAAGGGCGCGAAGGTCACCGAGGGCGACGAGCTGAAGGCCGACGGCCCGGCGGCCAAGGAGCACAAGGGAGACAAGGGAGACAGGGGACGTCCCGGGGACGGCGAGGACCTGGGCAAGGAGTTCCAGGGCCTGAACGTCATCGGTGAGGGCTGGAGCTCCATCGCCCGGTTCGACACCGGCGGCGAGGGCCTGCCCTCCGAGGGGGCCGGCGGCGGCGACGCGGGCCGGTTCCTGGACTCGCTGGGCGACCACGTGAGCGGCAAGTTCGGCTCGGGCACGGTCTTCTCGACCCGCCTGGTCAACGCGCTGATCACGGACGACGGCAAGGTCTACGCGGGTGCGGTCACCAAGGACGCGCTGGTGAAGGCGGCCAACGCGGCGAACTAG